One window of Mauremys reevesii isolate NIE-2019 linkage group 4, ASM1616193v1, whole genome shotgun sequence genomic DNA carries:
- the LRRC10B gene encoding leucine-rich repeat-containing protein 10B: MRMGSAGSSGREERLPSGAEEQLSGGDQTLELTGRHLKRLPGPVCALGSLQKLYISGTGLRELPEEIEGLRELRILALDFNKLEEVPEALCRLPRLTRLYLGSNRLFGLPAEFAQLQTLRCLWIENNYLYHFPRALLQMPALQSLQMGDNRLRALPGSLPRMTGLRGLWLYGNRFEEFPQPLLRMSQLHILDLDRNKIIDFPDLAHLKGLRLFSYDHNPVKAPPCVADTVTLVGDGAQELMEAREERLQSLREQEEQDEQEENGSEAMQGTLRNDSSLLEDAEGSFSALECSPEET, encoded by the coding sequence ATGAGAATGGGCAGCGCAGGGTCCTCAGGCAGGGAGGAACGGCTGCCATCGGGTGCGGAGGAGCAGCTGAGTGGTGGGGATCAGACACTGGAGCTGACCGGGCGGCACCTGAAGCGGCTGCCAGGCCCAGTGTGTGCCCTGGGCAGCCTGCAGAAGCTCTACATCAGTGGCACGGGGTTGcgggagctgcctgaggagaTCGAGGGACTGCGAGAGTTGCGCATCCTGGCACTGGACTTCAACAAGCTGGAGGAGGTGCCTGAGGCACTATGCCGCCTGCCCCGTCTCACCCGCCTCTACCTGGGCAGCAACCGCCTCTTTGGCCTCCCTGCAGAATTTGCCCAGCTCCAGACTCTGCGCTGCTTGTGGATTGAGAACAACTACCTGTACCATTTTCCTCGGGCCTTGCTCCAGATGCCTGCACTGCAGTCCTTGCAGATGGGTGACAATCGACTCCGAGCACTGCCAGGCAGCCTGCCGCGTATGACTGGCCTCCGGGGACTCTGGCTGTATGGGAATCGCTTTGAGGAGttcccacagcccctgctccgcATGTCGCAGCTCCATATCCTTGACCTGGACCGCAACAAGATCATCGACTTCCCAGACCTGGCCCACCTGAAAGGGCTACGGCTCTTTTCCTATGACCATAATCCAGTTAAAGCACCACCCTGTGTGGCTGACACTGTCACCCTTGTGGGTGATGGGGCCCAGGAgctgatggaggccagggaggaaCGTCTCCAGAGCCTGCgggagcaggaggagcaggaTGAGCAGGAGGAGAATGGCTCAGAAGCCATGCAGGGCACCCTGAGGAACGACTCCTCTCTGCTAGAGGATGCTGAAGGCAGTTTCTCTGCCCTGGAATGCTCCCCAGAAGAAACATGA